The following are encoded in a window of bacterium SCSIO 12643 genomic DNA:
- a CDS encoding SDR family oxidoreductase has product MKILIFGASGLVGGNMLKYFKSLPDVEVVGTHFSYETPDTVPFNTLDLDAESNFDAHSYNPDVIINCGALTWVDYCEENIDESYTKTVVSTINTLKICNAVNAKYLYIGTDYVFDGEAGPYTEDAHPHPLNVYARHKQEAETLVFNTSKKNLSLRITNVYGDELRDKNFVARLMNLAKSGEPQHLKLPFDQYATPVNAWDIARAAYLLLRDDKNGIYNIASTDFVNRVQLAQMVLNRFPGHQVTIEPISTEDLNPPAKRPLTGGLITAKFLSEYPDFQFDNVSSYLTRKLEEQAVS; this is encoded by the coding sequence ATGAAAATTCTAATTTTTGGCGCCTCAGGTTTAGTTGGAGGCAATATGCTTAAATACTTTAAATCATTACCTGATGTTGAAGTTGTGGGAACACACTTTTCTTATGAAACTCCTGATACGGTTCCTTTCAACACGTTAGATTTAGATGCTGAATCGAATTTTGATGCGCATAGTTATAACCCTGATGTGATTATCAATTGCGGAGCACTTACCTGGGTGGATTACTGTGAAGAAAACATTGATGAAAGCTATACCAAAACTGTTGTTTCAACCATCAATACCTTAAAAATATGCAATGCTGTAAATGCCAAGTATCTGTACATCGGGACAGATTATGTTTTTGATGGTGAAGCTGGACCTTATACGGAAGATGCTCATCCACATCCGCTAAACGTATACGCACGACATAAACAAGAGGCAGAAACTTTGGTTTTTAACACCAGTAAAAAGAACCTATCACTTCGTATCACCAATGTATATGGAGACGAACTAAGAGATAAGAATTTTGTTGCCCGATTAATGAACCTTGCAAAAAGCGGAGAACCACAACATTTAAAATTACCATTTGATCAATATGCAACTCCTGTAAACGCATGGGATATCGCCAGAGCTGCTTACCTTCTTTTAAGAGATGACAAAAACGGCATTTACAATATCGCATCTACGGATTTTGTCAACCGGGTACAATTGGCACAAATGGTTTTGAATAGATTTCCCGGACATCAGGTGACCATTGAACCTATTTCTACGGAAGATTTAAATCCACCGGCAAAACGTCCATTGACCGGAGGATTAATCACGGCTAAGTTTCTATCAGAATACCCTGATTTTCAATTTGACAATGTGAGTTCTTATCTTACCAGAAAGTTGGAAGAACAGGCTGTTTCATAG